One Mucilaginibacter ginkgonis genomic region harbors:
- a CDS encoding sensor histidine kinase yields the protein MKGSKQGYQKNFSLIITFFALITAALAVALFIVYNFTRTYVENEFASKKIDVLEQTLKPYNDLFLNKVYEITSYQGYLDSASAAKYSASVFKDYPFVKRTVFYEVRIAAPANLNIKPRRLNISVRSAYEYFVYKKRFVSTKRSYVENTEFRQMTDKFENFVMNTDTTRSPTQAEIYKIFYDIKPDKISYLNIPRREEIKNYRNLLNTGAQSTFYKQNMMTFYLEPYALKIKNTHPELYQDISIKPVVYDPLDDQGQHLITELAFPGAFSDYKLYFRSTNNHLSTEIIHRFVPTAAVVLLIYLFLVLIGWLIYRNLSTNLKLFKLQYDFINNFTHEFKTPVSVIKIAGSNLRSEAELTERARKHYGRILDEEADKLNDLMNKLLSFTQIENRSISLKKKTIDIKEFIEGYIQTFRIRYPDFKIAYHIDGVGTFNSDSVLLGSLFQNLIENAYKYSPPENKDLFINAMYDRNTIIFTFTDRGIGIPKNEIKNIFRKFYRIENKYNQQGSVGLGLAFCKELANFMGGDITVKSEINQGSEFTVTLPYEI from the coding sequence ATGAAGGGAAGCAAACAAGGATATCAAAAGAATTTTTCACTCATTATCACCTTTTTTGCGCTTATAACAGCCGCTTTAGCAGTGGCTCTTTTCATCGTCTACAACTTTACACGTACTTACGTAGAGAATGAGTTTGCATCCAAGAAGATCGACGTTTTAGAGCAAACGCTTAAGCCTTATAACGATCTCTTTCTGAACAAGGTTTACGAGATCACATCATACCAGGGCTATCTGGACTCGGCTTCAGCTGCCAAATATTCGGCAAGCGTGTTTAAAGATTACCCGTTTGTAAAACGTACTGTTTTCTACGAAGTCCGTATTGCGGCGCCGGCCAACTTAAACATAAAACCACGCCGGTTAAACATCAGTGTGCGGTCTGCTTATGAATATTTTGTTTACAAGAAGCGTTTTGTAAGCACCAAGCGATCTTATGTGGAGAATACTGAGTTCAGGCAGATGACCGATAAGTTTGAGAACTTTGTGATGAATACCGATACCACACGTTCTCCCACACAGGCGGAGATATACAAGATATTTTACGATATAAAGCCGGACAAGATCAGTTATTTGAATATCCCTCGCAGGGAAGAAATCAAAAACTACCGAAACCTGCTTAACACCGGCGCCCAATCCACTTTTTACAAGCAAAACATGATGACTTTTTATCTGGAGCCCTATGCGCTAAAGATAAAAAACACGCACCCTGAGCTTTATCAAGACATCAGCATCAAACCTGTAGTGTATGATCCGCTCGATGATCAGGGGCAACATTTGATTACGGAACTGGCCTTCCCCGGTGCCTTTTCTGATTATAAACTTTATTTCAGGTCGACCAATAACCATTTATCTACAGAGATTATACACAGGTTTGTGCCAACAGCGGCTGTGGTGTTACTTATTTATCTTTTTTTAGTGCTGATAGGCTGGCTCATTTACCGCAATTTAAGCACCAACTTAAAGCTATTCAAATTGCAATATGATTTCATTAACAACTTTACGCACGAGTTTAAGACGCCCGTAAGTGTAATAAAAATTGCAGGGTCAAACCTGCGCAGCGAAGCCGAATTAACTGAACGGGCACGTAAACACTATGGCCGCATTTTGGACGAAGAGGCTGATAAGCTGAACGACCTGATGAACAAACTGCTATCTTTTACGCAAATAGAAAACCGATCTATCAGCCTTAAAAAGAAAACCATTGACATAAAGGAATTTATAGAGGGGTACATCCAAACATTTAGGATACGATACCCCGATTTTAAGATCGCGTACCATATAGATGGTGTCGGGACATTTAATTCAGATTCGGTGTTGTTGGGCAGTCTGTTTCAAAATTTGATTGAAAACGCGTATAAGTATTCACCGCCCGAAAACAAAGACCTTTTCATAAACGCGATGTATGATCGCAACACCATTATATTTACTTTTACCGATAGGGGGATTGGCATACCTAAAAATGAGATCAAAAACATTTTCAGGAAGTTTTACCGAATAGAAAATAAATACAATCAGCAGGGTAGTGTTGGCCTTGGTTTGGCGTTTTGCAAAGAACTGGCTAATTTTATGGGTGGCGATATCACTGTAAAAAGCGAAATTAACCAAGGGTCTGAGTTTACGGTAACCCTGCCTTACGAAATTTAA